In Miscanthus floridulus cultivar M001 chromosome 19, ASM1932011v1, whole genome shotgun sequence, the DNA window GGCTGCTGGCGGGCTCTGGCCGGGAGGAAGGGGCCGGACGCAGGCACAGGCGGCTACCGGTAAGCTCTGGCTGGGCGGGGGCGGGAAGAAGGGGCTAGCGGGAAGCTCTAGCCAGGCGGTGGACGGGAAGAAGGGGCCGGCGGTTGGCGCCGCAGGGGATGCGCAGGATGAAGGCGTCGCGAGGAGTATGTGGAACAAGTggacgttttttttttttttgcgagagcGCGTCCAGACGGGAACCATGGGactgatgtcctcatcagatcaGACCATTGTCATTTTTTTATGGACGGGACACGTTTTCACATCCCATATCCCACGTAGATATGATTGAGCTTGTGCTCACAGCAGCAGAAACTTGAATTGCCGAACTTAAACGTCCATGAAAGTACAGTCAAGTTTATTACATTCAAGTTTATTTGCTACTACATTCATTCAGTGGCAATTTGGAACGTGTAGCACGCCCAACGAACAAGACAACAGTGTCGTGCTCCTACATTCAAGACAACAGTGGCAAGTTTATTTGCTACTATATTCTCTCTACACGCTGAGCTTGGCTGCGTCAAGAAAACCCAATCTTGCTGCACAGGCAACGCTGCTATCAAGGATCTCCTCCATCCCGTACTTGTACCTGAACCCCAGCTCTCCCAACTTGTCCCCCTCAGGTTGCACCCttgccaccaccgcctccgtccTGACACCGATAGATTCAATCCATCACACACATAAGAGCATCAGACCAAACGATCTTGCCAGAGATCTCGTGCATATGCATGTAATGGTGCAAACAAAGGCTTTACGCTCTGAGGACGTCGAGGTGAGGGAACTTGTTGGCGTAGTGGTTCGTGATGTCGTGGATGCTCGGGTACGCGGCGGCGCAGAGGAAGCGGCCGGCGATGGAGGGGCGCTCCATGCAGAAGAGGAGCGCGTCGCAGGCGTCGTCGACGTGCACCAGCGGCTCGGAGCCGAGCAGGCCCTGCACCAGCCGGAGGAACATGAAGGAGAActccttccgtgacaccggcgacACGGCGTGCTCCAGCGTCTCCGGCACGTGCCCGAGGACCGTGTCGCCCGCGACCAGGCCCAGGGGCAGAGTCACCACCTCAAACGCCGGGCTTTCGCCATCGTTGTAGCGCAGGAGCTCCAGCTCCGACTGCAGCTTCGCCAGTATGTACTTCTGCGAATGGTTGTCACTTTTAATTTGCCCGTTTAATTGCAGATTTCGCTAAAAAAGATTAGCTCAAAATTAAAGAAATCATCGGTATCGGACTCGGTCAGTAGTTGCTCACATCGAAGTGTGCGCTGCGAAGATGGTAGTCAACGTCGAGCGGCGTCCAACATGATTCGCTGATGAAATCTTTGAACCCAGCGCCGGAGCCGTCGTCCTTGTCCTTGAGCGGCGAAGCGGCCGATATGGAGGCGGTGTGGATGACGCGCTTCACAGTCTTGGATTCCTCGCACTGCCGGAGGATCACGCGCACCGCGGCCACTGCAGCTTCCGCCGTGCTCTTGTACTGCCAGCCGCCGCACAGCACGCACGACAAATCAAGATCCTTCGATTCCTTCGCAGATCCAattcgatttttttttttgtttggaacGAAGGGGATCTAACGGAAGTGCGATACTTCACCTTGGAGCCGGCGGCTTCGAGCCCGTATGGCGTGGCGACGAGGAAGACGAACTGGCACCCAGCGATCGCCGGCGCGAAGGTGGCGGCGTCGAAGAGGTCGGCCTCGAACAACCGCAGCCGCTCCGCCGCGCCGGGGACCAACCGCCGCAGCGGCCCGGTCTTCTCCTCGTCCTCTGCGCGCGGTCACCAAAATGAATCAGGTCAGAGTGAGCGACGACGACCAAAACTAGGAAAGGAAGAAGGAGCTCGCGCACCGGTGTTCCGCAGCGTGGCGTGCACGGTGTATCCTCTCTCGAGGAGCTTCTTGACGAGCCAGGAGCCGATGAACCCGGCGCCACCGGTGACGCACACCCGCACTTCACTGCTGTTGTTCTTCATGCTCTGCTTTTCCGTTGCTGTCAAGCTTAGTTTCCGCTGCATGTTCGTTTCGACTTATTCGATCGTATCTGACTTATAATCTATGGTTTAAATagttttttttctcacaccaaatcgatcaacagtattttcagccatgacttataagtcaattCAGTCGAAAGGAACAGGCTGATATGCTACGACATACAGAGCTGGAACATCCATTGACCTTTCCACGGTGTAGTCAAACCATATATGATTAAGTACAATAAGGCGATGTGAATTACAGCATCATATTTAGTGAGCTGGGGCCCCTCACACTCACTCCAACAACTCTTGCATCACAGTATACAGAGCTCTTGGCAGCTCCGGCTCTAACTCTTCCGTGCGCTGTAACGAGGAGTCAGTTTTTCTTTCTCCTCTAAAAATGGAATAGAAGCAGGTGAAGCCACTACTCTTGATTTTACCGGCTCTAATTGCTCCACACATTGTAACAAGGACCAGAGCTATTTGGAGCCATATACCACACAAAGCCTTAATATAACAATAATGATGATGTTTCTAATAAACTTAATTTAATGCATCCAAAAAACACATTTTCATAAAACAAATTATGAATACTACCTTAAAAAAATTCTAGCATCTGCAGATGCGAAAGCATTGATGCCGGCATCATTATTAATCCCATCTaatattttttcttcttctcattgtCATGTCCGTGCTTCTTGGGCAACATGACGCCACTGAAATTTTAGAAAATAATTGGTATGTAATTTACCAAAATACACATtactagattcaacattaaaatcAAAAGAGTTAGTAAATTACGAGAACTTAAGCTAATGATTATTCACTAAATAGTCACATGCCACACTGCCCTAGCTGCGCTCTATGGGATTCCCAAATCCCACATCAAAATTTCAGAAGAGTCTCAAGTCTTGTACTCAAAAGAATAAAAATTAAGGGCAAAGACAAATTAAACAGtgattaaacatatatataaataaataagatTCCATATCTGTGGGAGTATTGGCGCTCATTGAGCGCCTCTGCTGCTACCTACCAATGGCCATGTGACGCGTGGCTGCTGCGTTGCggcaactgatcaaacaagaaaTAATTCGATCCCTTCCATTGTCCCAGGAGGCAAGCAAACATGAGCGCTGCTACTCTCCCGACCCCGACCGGCCAGGAGCCGCACGCAGTGTGCGTGCCGTTCCCGACGCAGGGCCACATCACGCCGATGCTGAAGCTGGCAAAGATCCTCCACGCCAGGGGCTTCCGCGTCACCTTCGTCAACACCGAGTAcaaccaccgccgccgtcgcggGCCTCACGGCGTTCCGCTTCGCCACCATCCCGGACGGCCTGCCGGAGTCAGACGCCGACGCCACGCAGGACCCGGCGACCATCAGCTACGCCACCAAGCACAACTGCCCGCCCCACCTGCGAAGCCTGCTCGCCGGGCTGGACGGCGTGACGTGCGTCGTGGCGGACAACCTGATGAGCTTCGGCGTGGACGCCGCGAGGGAGATGGGTGTGCCGT includes these proteins:
- the LOC136527095 gene encoding NADPH HC-toxin reductase 2-like, which translates into the protein MQRKLSLTATEKQSMKNNSSEVRVCVTGGAGFIGSWLVKKLLERGYTVHATLRNTEDEEKTGPLRRLVPGAAERLRLFEADLFDAATFAPAIAGCQFVFLVATPYGLEAAGSKYKSTAEAAVAAVRVILRQCEESKTVKRVIHTASISAASPLKDKDDGSGAGFKDFISESCWTPLDVDYHLRSAHFDKYILAKLQSELELLRYNDGESPAFEVVTLPLGLVAGDTVLGHVPETLEHAVSPVSRKEFSFMFLRLVQGLLGSEPLVHVDDACDALLFCMERPSIAGRFLCAAAYPSIHDITNHYANKFPHLDVLRATEAVVARVQPEGDKLGELGFRYKYGMEEILDSSVACAARLGFLDAAKLSV